One region of Acanthopagrus latus isolate v.2019 chromosome 24, fAcaLat1.1, whole genome shotgun sequence genomic DNA includes:
- the LOC119015021 gene encoding CD59 glycoprotein, translating into MKRTLGICLVICSALIGLGSAIRCYSCKDYTASCSKQRDCSYDDACLTLTERGGMTYRQCLKYSDCEYSRLAQMFPQVSSFTFKCCNSDLCNSAPSSAASSVIGLLASVAIMWWCIH; encoded by the exons ATGAAGCGCACCCTTGGAATCTGTCTGGTGATCTGCTCCGCTCTGATCGGACTTG gatcAGCCATCCGCTGTTACAGCTGTAAGGACTACACTGCCAGCTGCTCCAAACAACGAGACTGTAGCTATGACGACGCCTGTCTCACACTCACCGAGAGAG gTGGGATGACGTACCGTCAGTGTCTGAAGTATTCAGACTGTGAGTACAGCCGACTTGCCCAGATGTTTCCCCAG GTTTCCAGCTTTACCTTCAAGTGCTGCAACTCTGACCTGTGTAACTCCGCCCCCTCTTCTGCAGCAAGCTCTGTGATTGGTCTGCTGGCCTCGGTGGCCATCATGTGGTGGTGTATTCACTGA